The proteins below come from a single Miscanthus floridulus cultivar M001 chromosome 1, ASM1932011v1, whole genome shotgun sequence genomic window:
- the LOC136544166 gene encoding serine/threonine-protein kinase SAPK1-like, with protein MERYEVIRDIGSGNFGVAKLVRDVTTKELFAVKFIERGQKIDEHVQREIMNHRSLKHPNIIRFKEVVLTPTHLAIVMEYAAGGELFERICNAGRFSEDEARFFFQQLISGVSYCHSMEVCHRDLKLENTLLDGSVAPRLKICDFGYSKSSVLHSQPKSTVGTPAYIAPEVLSRKEYDGKVADVWSCGVTLYVMLVGAYPFEDPDDPKNFRKTITRILSVQYSIPDYVRVSAECRHLLSRIFVGNPEQRITIPEIKNHPWFLKNLPIEMTDEYQQSTQLADMNTPGQSLEDVMAIIQEARKPGDAVNLAGHLPCLGSMDLDDIDLDDIDDIDIENSGDFVCAV; from the exons ATGGAGCGGTACGAGGTGATCAGGGACATCGGGTCGGGCAACTTCGGGGTGGCCAAGCTCGTCCGGGACGTCACCACCAAGGAGCTCTTCGCCGTCAAGTTCATCGAGAGAGGTCAGAAG ATTGATGAACATGTTCAGAGGGAGATTATGAACCACCGGTCCCTGAAGCACCCAAACATAATTAGATTCAAGGAG GTAGTGCTAACTCCCACACATTTGGCAATAGTTATGGAATATGCTGCCGGGGGTGAGCTATTTGAAAGGATTTGCAATGCGGGGAGATTTAGTGAGGATGAG GCAAGGTTCTTCTTCCAACAACTGATTTCGGGAGTGAGCTATTGTCATTCCATG GAAGTATGTCATAGAGATCTGAAACTAGAAAACACTCTCTTAGATGGTAGTGTTGCACCTCGGCTCAAGATCTGTGATTTCGGTTACTCCAAG TCTTCTGTGCTGCACTCTCAACCGAAATCAACTGTTGGCACACCTGCATATATTGCTCCAGAGGTCCTCTCTAGAAAAGAGTATGATGGAAAG GTTGCTGATGTTTGGTCTTGTGGAGTAACACTATATGTGATGCTCGTCGGCGCATATCCTTTTGAAGACCCTGATGACCCAAAGAACTTCCGCAAGACTATCACT AGAATACTCAGCGTACAATACTCAATTCCAGACTATGTTCGCGTTTCAGCGGAGTGCAGGCATCTGCTGTCTCGGATATTTGTTGGAAATCCTGAGCAG AGAATAACCATTCCCGAGATCAAGAACCACCCGTGGTTCCTCAAGAACCTGCCCATCGAGATGACCGACGAGTACCAGCAGAGCACGCAGCTGGCAGACATGAACACCCCGGGGCAAAGCCTGGAGGATGTCATGGCGATCATCCAGGAGGCGCGGAAGCCTGGGGACGCCGTGAACCTTGCCGGGCACCTGCCCTGCCTCGGGAGCATGGATCTTGATGACATTGATTTGGACGATATCGATGACATCGACATCGAGAACAGCGGCGACTTCGTTTGTGCAGTGTGA